In Ischnura elegans chromosome 6, ioIscEleg1.1, whole genome shotgun sequence, one genomic interval encodes:
- the LOC124161183 gene encoding isocitrate dehydrogenase [NADP] cytoplasmic-like translates to MAGSLTKVCSRIVGQFATQSPKVTVAGSSQQQRKYGSKSRIHVVRPVVEMDGDEMTRIIWEKIKEKLIFPYVKVECLYYDLGLPYRDETNDQVTYDAAYAVLKHNVGIKCATITPDEQRVEEFKLKKMWRSPNGTIRNILGGTVFREPIICKTIPRVVPGWTKAIIIGRHAHGDQYKATDFVCSEPGKVELVFTPDEGEPQKVEVFTFKGKGGVVMGMYNTEESIKDFAHSSFQVALKKKWPLYMSTKNTILKKYDGRFKDIFEEIYEKTYKADYEKAGIWYEHRLIDDMVAQALKSSGGFVWACKNYDGDVQSDIVAQGYGSLGLMTSVLMCPDGKTIESEAAHGTVTRHYRQHQQGLSTSTNPIASIFAWTRGLEHRAKLDENPELSRFCTILENACVDCVDSGKMTKDLAICIHGLKNVKEGMYLNTMDFMEALAEEVDRKLKQK, encoded by the exons aTGGCAGCAAAAGCAGGATTCATGTCGTCAGGCCAGTGGTGGAAATGGATGGAGATGAGATGACTAGGATTATTTGGGAGAAGATCAAGGAAAAACTTATCTTTCCATATGTGAag gtggAGTGTTTGTATTACGATCTGGGGTTGCCGTACCGTGACGAGACCAATGACCAAGTCACCTATGATGCTGCCTATGCTGTTCTCAAGCATAATGTTGGAATTAAATGTGCCACCATTACTCCTGATGAGCAGAGAGTTGaag AATTCAAGCTGAAAAAGATGTGGCGCAGTCCCAATGGAACCATTCGTAACATTCTTGGTGGTACTGTTTTCCGTGAGCCAATTATTTGCAAGACAATCCCAAGGGTGGTACCTGGCTGGACAAAGGCCATCATCATTGGTCGTCATGCGCATGGTGATCAGTACAAAGCGACAGATTTTGTTTGCAGCGAACCTGGAAAG GTGGAACTAGTCTTCACTCCTGATGAAGGAGAACCCCAGAAAGTGGAAGTCTTCACCTTTAAGGGCAAGGGAGGCGTTGTCATGGGAATGTACAACACTGAAGAGTCTATCAAAGACTTTGCTCACTCAAGCTTCCAG GTGGCCCTGAAGAAGAAGTGGCCTCTCTACATGTCAACAAAGAACACTATCTTGAAGAAATATGATGGTCGTTTCAAGGATATCTTTGAAGAGATTTATGAAAA GACGTACAAGGCTGACTATGAGAAGGCTGGTATCTGGTACGAACATCGCCTGATTGATGATATGGTCGCTCAAGCTCTAAAATCCAGTGGAGGTTTTGTGTGGGCTTGCAAGAACTATGATGGTGATGTGCAGTCTGATATTGTTGCTCAGGGTTATG GTTCCCTAGGTCTGATGACATCTGTCCTCATGTGTCCAGATGGCAAAACGATCGAATCTGAAGCCGCTCACGGTACTGTCACCAGGCATTACAG GCAACACCAGCAAGGCCTGTCGACCTCTACTAACCCCATTGCATCCATTTTTGCTTGGACAAGAGGGTTGGAGCACAGAGCAAAGCTTGATGAGAATCCTGAATTGAGCAG GTTCTGCACCATTCTCGAAAATGCCTGCGTCGACTGTGTCGACTCCGGTAAAATGACAAAGGATCTTGCTATCTGCATCCACGGGCTTAAAAATGTCAAGGAGGGAATGTACTTGAACACCATGGATTTCATGGAAGCTCTAGCCGAGGAAGTTGATAGGAAACTGAAACAAAAGTAA
- the LOC124161190 gene encoding splicing factor 3A subunit 3: METILEQQRRYHEERERLMDAMVKEMLHKKTSYRESINSDHRLKMLLDHYMESTTNLKELYEDKDGLRKEEVAALSGPNEFAEFYSRLKAIKEFYRRHPNEISIPMSVEFEELAKLRENPSDETANMVEFTDEEGYGKYLDLHECYEKYINLKGIEKVDYITYLTTFDHLFDIPKDRKNSEYRKYLEALLEYLHDYTQRVKPLLDINTEMENVALEFITHWDNGTFPGWPKEAGSALTNIGAHLDLSAFSSWEELASLGLDRLKSALMALGLKCGGTLEERAQRLFSTKGKKSLDPSLLAKNKPGKAGRGKDNERQKEIANLEAQLYRFADLLTEQRAATKENVQRKQARTEGERDDSEAEASVSESDDDEDADDIPYNPKNLPLGWDGKPIPYWLYKLHGLNISYNCEICGNYTYKGPKAFQRHFAEWRHAHGMRCLGIPNTAHFANVTQIEDALSLWEKLKNQKQGERWQPEQEEEYEDSLGNVVNRKTFEDLKRQGLL; encoded by the exons ATGGAAACTATTCTTGAACAGCAAAGACGTTACCATGAAGAAAGAGAGAGGTTGATGGATGCAATGGTGAAAGAAATGTTACACAAGAAAACCTCA taCCGAGAGTCTATCAACTCAGACCACAGATTGAAGATGCTTTTAGAT CATTACATGGAAAGCACCACCAACCTCAAGGAATTGTATGAAGACAAGGATGGGTTACGGAAAGAAGAAGTTGCTGCGTTGTCTGGGCCGAATGAATTTGCTGAATTTTATTCTAGATTAAAGGCTATTAAAGAATTTTACAGGAGACATCCAAATGAA ATTAGTATACCGATGTCTGTCGAGTTCGAGGAGCTGGCTAAACTTCGAGAAAATCCGAGTGATGAAACTGCGA ACATGGTGGAGTTTACTGATGAAGAAGGTTATGGAAAATACTTAGATTTACATGAATGTTATGAGAAGTACATCAATCTTAAAGGGATTGAG AAAGTGGACTATATTACATATTTGACCACTTTTGATCATCTGTTTGACATACCAAAAGATAGAAAGAACTCGGAGTATAGGAAATACTTGGAAGCTCTGCTGGAATATTTACATGACTACACACAGCGTGTGAAACCCCTTTTGGATATTAACACGGAGATGGAAAATGTTGCTCTCGAATTCATTACTCATTGGGACAATGGAACTTTCCCTGGATGGCCG AAAGAAGCTGGGAGTGCTCTGACAAATATAGGAGCCCACTTGGATTTATCTGCTTTCTCATCTTGGGAAGAGTTGGCTTCCCTTGGTCTGGATCGATTGAAATCTGCCCTTATGGCTTTGGGACTAAAATGTGGAGG AACTCTGGAAGAACGAGCTCAAAGGCTTTTCAGCACCAAGGGTAAAAAGTCATTGGACCCATCCCTTCTAGCCAAGAATAAGCCAGGCAAAGCTGGACGAGGCAAAGATAATGAACGCCAAAAGGAAATTGCAAATCTTGAAGCACAATTGTACAG ATTTGCAGACCTACTCACTGAGCAGCGAGCAGCCACAAAAGAAAATGTTCAGAGGAAGCAGGCCAGGACAGAAGGGGAGCGTGATGACTCTGAAGCAGAAGCTAGTGTGTCTGAatctgatgatgatgaggatgCAGATGACATTCCTTACAATCCCAAGAATTTACCTTTGGGTTGGGATGGCAAG CCTATACCATATTGGCTCTACAAGCTTCATGGACTGAACATCAGCTATAACTGTGAGATTTGTGGAAATTATACCTACAAGGGACCAAAGGCTTTCCAGAGGCATTTTGCT GAGTGGCGACATGCTCACGGCATGAGATGTCTTGGCATACCCAACACGGCCCACTTTGCTAATGTCACACAAATTGAAGATGCTCTCTCAT TGTgggagaaattgaaaaatcagaAGCAAGGTGAGAGATGGCAACCAGAGCAAGAGGAAGAGTATGAAGATTCCCTTGGGAATGTGGTCAACAGGAAAACATTTGAAGATTTGAAAAGGCAAGGACTTCTGTAA